The window ACGCGGTTATCCGGAAGCCACCTGAGTAGAAGGTTAGGAGACTGATCTCGATACAAGGGGTTGGTGGTCATACCGTTCAATGTGAAAAAGGAAGCGATGCAGTATGTACTCGATCAAACTCCAGAGACAGAGGCCACCGATCCAGTATAGGGCAGCGGCAGCCGGGTTGCCCAAGCCCGCAAATCCAAGCATGGTTCCGTAGGCGACAGGAGGCAACCAGACGATTGGAACCATATACCACGACGTCTTGCTGAGCGGCTCTAAGAAGTTGCCAAAAAGCGGCGCGGACTCGCCTCCCCTGTAGTGACGAGGCCGGTGAACCTGCTCTAGGTAGAATTCCTTGGAGAACCCGCTAAACCAGAGTTGCATGAGCAGCGGCCTGCTGAGATCCAGGAAATGATGTGTCTTGAAATCTTGCGTAAAGTCCGTGTCGACGGAGAGGTCTTCTTCGCGCGACATGCCGGTGGTTCCGTAAACAGCCTGTGATGGGGCATCTCCCACGTCTGTCGCAGAGCTCTTCCCCTTCGTCGGGACGGCCGTACAATCCGGAATCACGAAGCCGACATGGCAGTCCGTCAGGATCTCATAGGCGGCGTCGCTGTGGGTATGGGAcacctcgtcctccatgatctccttgacatccttgCCCGCATACTCCAAGATTAGATCGCCACCACCAGGATGGTCGTCCACGAAATCGGTGACATCGTAGACATTGCGGCCGATGGTCACGTAGCAGGACTTGGCGCTGTTATGCGACTCGACCTCGGCGGGGGTGAAGGTCGGGAGAACCCGTCCAGGCATGATCGCGGGATAACAGGCCGATACGACGGGTCAGGTTGCAGCTAgtgtggagagagag of the Penicillium psychrofluorescens genome assembly, chromosome: 1 genome contains:
- a CDS encoding uncharacterized protein (ID:PFLUO_001078-T1.cds;~source:funannotate); amino-acid sequence: MPGRVLPTFTPAEVESHNSAKSCYVTIGRNVYDVTDFVDDHPGGGDLILEYAGKDVKEIMEDEVSHTHSDAAYEILTDCHVGFVIPDCTAVPTKGKSSATDVGDAPSQAVYGTTGMSREEDLSVDTDFTQDFKTHHFLDLSRPLLMQLWFSGFSKEFYLEQVHRPRHYRGGESAPLFGNFLEPLSKTSWYMVPIVWLPPVAYGTMLGFAGLGNPAAAALYWIGGLCLWSLIEYILHRFLFHIERWLPDNRVGLTLHFLLHGIHHYLPMDKYRLVMPPTLFVVLASPFWKLAHAVFFYNWYAAVTVYCGGIFGYICYDLTHYFLHHRNLPLHYKELKKYHLQHHFADFENGFGVTSRFWDRVFGTELETPPPKGAKAQ